One genomic segment of Leptospirales bacterium includes these proteins:
- a CDS encoding RNA-binding protein: MSKKLFVGGLSWDTTDDSLVRSFSRFGEVREATVVVDRDTGRSRGFGFVSFNDEQAAQQAIAEMDGAQLDGRTIRVDAAQERRREGGGGGGGGRGGHGGGHGGGHGGGGRGRRDY; this comes from the coding sequence ATGTCGAAGAAACTATTTGTGGGCGGGTTGAGCTGGGATACCACCGACGACTCGCTCGTCCGCTCCTTCTCGCGCTTTGGCGAGGTTCGCGAAGCAACGGTTGTCGTGGATCGCGATACCGGCCGTTCGCGCGGCTTTGGTTTTGTCAGCTTCAATGACGAGCAAGCCGCACAGCAGGCGATCGCTGAAATGGACGGAGCGCAGCTGGATGGCCGCACGATCCGCGTTGATGCAGCCCAGGAACGTCGTCGCGAAGGCGGCGGGGGCGGTGGCGGCGGACGCGGCGGCCATGGCGGCGGCCATGGCGGCGGTCATGGCGGCGGCGGACGCGGTCGTCGCGACTATTGA
- the tpiA gene encoding triose-phosphate isomerase yields the protein MRTKFVAGNWKMYKTPSQAEQLARELKEALSGVSGVEIAVCPPYTALDRVKKTLGAGNIRVGAQDLHWEEQGAFTGKISWDMLQDIGVDLAIIGHSEQRQYFHETNETVNKKTRKALEKGLQPIICVGETLAERESGRLYEVVESHVRGAYDSVNAADAARTVIAYEPVWAIGTGKTATPAQAQEMHVFIRGLLVKMYGDALASGLRIQYGGSVKPDNARELFSQPDIDGGLIGGASLKTADFSAIVRSAQ from the coding sequence ATGCGTACCAAGTTTGTTGCAGGTAACTGGAAAATGTACAAGACTCCCTCGCAGGCCGAGCAGCTTGCGCGCGAGTTGAAGGAAGCGCTGAGCGGCGTCAGCGGCGTTGAAATTGCCGTCTGTCCTCCGTATACCGCCCTGGATCGCGTAAAGAAAACGCTTGGCGCGGGCAATATTCGAGTTGGGGCGCAAGATCTGCACTGGGAAGAGCAGGGCGCGTTTACCGGGAAAATTAGCTGGGATATGCTGCAGGATATCGGCGTGGATCTGGCAATCATCGGCCACTCCGAGCAGCGTCAGTATTTCCACGAAACAAACGAGACAGTAAACAAAAAGACGCGCAAGGCGCTGGAAAAGGGGCTGCAGCCAATCATCTGTGTTGGCGAAACGCTGGCTGAGCGCGAATCTGGACGACTCTATGAGGTCGTCGAATCTCATGTGCGCGGCGCTTACGATTCAGTGAACGCCGCCGATGCGGCGCGCACTGTGATAGCTTACGAACCGGTCTGGGCTATTGGCACCGGCAAGACAGCTACGCCAGCTCAAGCCCAGGAGATGCATGTATTCATTCGCGGCCTTCTGGTGAAGATGTACGGCGACGCATTGGCCAGCGGCCTGCGCATTCAGTACGGCGGTAGCGTAAAGCCGGACAATGCCAGAGAACTTTTCTCGCAACCGGACATTGATGGCGGGCTGATTGGCGGCGCCTCGCTGAAGACAGCGGACTTTTCAGCTATCGTTCGCTCGGCGCAGTGA
- a CDS encoding VWA domain-containing protein, translating to MGVTRTGKIAGAYVLVALCLTVFALHPASSEVESGRSSDRRPVLFILDASGSMNEMFGGVTRMAAARVMLEEQLSRLDRSVPVGLAAYGNRLPGCSSQRLYNPIAIGNHERINLQVQNMAAAGATPIANTLRLIGTALVPSNPGLLIVLISDGAESCGGNPGAEAAALQLRGANVQVNVIGLAVDAETALQLGEIARQGRGRYFHVRNHTDFEAAIQQSVVRDVAETPTGESEIDQGTPALSAETLQILELEDLGTSSQGRRIRVRFRYQASGKDFEVTFQALRQAAQSGAGRRLLSASPLAIRGRPFFDQDRGEGELILEISGAQSAPGPIIIQGELWEISGVPRALYVSRPHTLNLR from the coding sequence ATGGGCGTAACAAGAACAGGAAAGATTGCAGGCGCGTACGTGCTGGTCGCTCTGTGCCTGACTGTATTTGCTCTGCATCCTGCTTCCAGCGAGGTCGAGTCCGGCCGCTCCAGCGATCGGCGTCCGGTGCTCTTTATTCTGGATGCGTCCGGGTCAATGAACGAAATGTTCGGCGGCGTTACTCGCATGGCCGCAGCCCGCGTGATGCTGGAAGAACAGCTTTCGCGACTCGATCGAAGCGTGCCTGTCGGGCTGGCTGCCTACGGGAATCGACTGCCTGGTTGCAGCTCGCAGCGGCTCTACAATCCCATCGCCATCGGTAATCATGAACGGATCAATCTGCAGGTTCAAAATATGGCGGCAGCAGGCGCCACGCCCATCGCCAACACGCTGCGCCTGATCGGTACAGCACTGGTCCCGTCGAACCCCGGACTGCTAATTGTCTTGATCTCGGACGGCGCCGAAAGCTGCGGCGGCAATCCCGGTGCAGAAGCAGCCGCGCTACAATTGCGCGGCGCGAACGTGCAGGTCAATGTCATTGGACTTGCAGTGGATGCCGAAACCGCTCTGCAGTTGGGCGAGATTGCTCGCCAGGGGCGAGGAAGATATTTCCATGTCCGCAATCATACAGATTTTGAAGCTGCAATACAGCAAAGCGTTGTACGCGACGTTGCCGAGACGCCGACCGGCGAATCGGAGATTGACCAGGGAACTCCCGCGTTGTCTGCCGAAACTCTGCAAATTCTGGAGCTGGAAGATCTGGGCACATCATCCCAAGGAAGGCGAATCCGCGTCCGGTTTCGATACCAGGCAAGCGGTAAGGATTTTGAGGTAACCTTTCAGGCGCTGCGACAGGCTGCGCAATCAGGCGCCGGCCGCCGGCTCCTTTCGGCGTCCCCGTTGGCTATCAGGGGTCGGCCTTTTTTTGATCAAGATCGAGGCGAGGGAGAGTTGATCCTCGAAATTTCCGGAGCACAAAGCGCGCCCGGGCCGATCATCATTCAAGGAGAGCTTTGGGAAATCTCCGGCGTGCCCCGAGCGCTCTATGTTTCCCGACCGCACACCCTCAACCTTCGATGA
- a CDS encoding tetratricopeptide repeat protein: MAVEVSEANFKNEVLEASQKTPVLVDFWAEWCGPCRMLGPVLEKLEKDYKGRFKLVKINTDLNPNLAMAFQISGIPAVKLVIGGRLASEFTGALPEPAVRKFLDQHLPAAGLEGQEEIGEEDPLGAAERVLTEKTEGPEASRALWNAALLCFASGEAPATALRFLEGIPESGASESEGRNGLRRLLAEGSEADREKLRTLFQPGREEEALQFFLQRVEDATVEQRADAKAGLLLCFHILGSASNLANQYRRKLAALLF, encoded by the coding sequence ATGGCCGTTGAAGTAAGCGAAGCAAACTTTAAGAACGAAGTCCTTGAGGCATCGCAGAAGACCCCGGTACTGGTGGATTTCTGGGCTGAATGGTGCGGCCCGTGTCGCATGCTTGGCCCGGTGCTCGAAAAGCTGGAGAAGGACTACAAAGGCCGGTTCAAACTGGTGAAAATCAACACCGACCTCAATCCCAATCTGGCAATGGCCTTCCAGATCAGCGGCATTCCCGCCGTGAAGTTGGTGATTGGCGGTCGGTTGGCCTCCGAATTTACCGGCGCGTTGCCGGAACCGGCGGTCCGGAAGTTCCTGGATCAGCATTTACCGGCCGCCGGACTTGAGGGACAGGAAGAAATCGGCGAAGAGGACCCACTGGGCGCTGCCGAGCGAGTCCTGACTGAAAAAACAGAGGGCCCGGAGGCTTCGCGGGCCCTCTGGAATGCTGCACTGCTTTGTTTCGCATCCGGTGAAGCGCCGGCTACCGCGCTTCGCTTTCTCGAGGGGATTCCGGAAAGCGGCGCCAGCGAGTCCGAGGGCCGCAATGGGCTGCGCAGATTGCTGGCCGAAGGCTCTGAAGCCGATCGAGAAAAACTGCGCACGCTATTTCAACCGGGTCGCGAAGAGGAAGCGCTACAATTCTTTCTGCAGCGCGTGGAGGATGCGACCGTCGAGCAACGAGCGGATGCGAAAGCAGGACTGCTGCTTTGCTTTCACATACTGGGTAGCGCCAGCAATCTGGCCAACCAGTACCGGCGCAAACTCGCTGCGCTTCTCTTTTGA
- a CDS encoding low molecular weight phosphotyrosine protein phosphatase — MRSQAIGALFVCLGNICRSPAAEAAFRFAVRQRGWQSRFRIDSCGTSGYHDGEAAHSVTRRVGKEFGLQVDSISRRLQARDFAEFDYLLAMDSSNYQELCRRAPDDAARQKVLMFRRFDPQWSGHGNPPDVPDPYYGGREGFVEVQQIALRSSEALLDWLAETHQL; from the coding sequence GTGCGCTCGCAAGCTATAGGCGCCCTCTTTGTCTGTTTGGGCAATATCTGCCGTTCGCCCGCGGCCGAAGCAGCCTTCCGATTCGCGGTTCGACAAAGAGGCTGGCAGAGTCGCTTTCGCATCGATTCCTGCGGCACTTCTGGCTATCACGATGGCGAAGCAGCGCATTCAGTGACGCGCCGCGTAGGCAAGGAGTTTGGCCTGCAGGTCGACTCAATCTCCAGGCGACTTCAGGCGCGTGACTTTGCAGAGTTCGACTATCTGCTGGCGATGGATTCGTCAAACTACCAGGAACTTTGTCGCCGGGCGCCGGACGATGCGGCGCGCCAAAAAGTTCTCATGTTTCGCCGATTTGATCCACAATGGAGCGGCCACGGCAATCCGCCCGACGTTCCTGATCCCTACTATGGCGGTCGCGAAGGCTTCGTTGAAGTACAGCAAATCGCGCTACGTAGCAGCGAAGCTTTGCTTGACTGGCTTGCCGAAACACATCAGCTGTAG
- a CDS encoding methylated-DNA--[protein]-cysteine S-methyltransferase: protein MQASQSADSAVRSARGPLQCSAIATPVGTIYLEADPQAIRRVSFMAAGVIEAEIVRPDEPSCYDHLSECARQLLEYFHGRRRRFDLPVDYEGTGFQRDVWESMRSIPFGETRTSNELAAALGRPRAVRAVGQANHVNRWMILVPCHRVVGQAGKPAGFAAGLPLQVRLLELEKKASLKAE, encoded by the coding sequence ATGCAGGCGAGCCAATCCGCCGACTCTGCAGTTCGCTCCGCGCGCGGTCCCCTGCAGTGCAGCGCAATAGCGACTCCAGTCGGTACAATTTACCTGGAGGCGGATCCTCAGGCAATACGTCGCGTCAGTTTCATGGCCGCTGGCGTCATCGAAGCTGAAATCGTGCGTCCGGATGAACCCAGCTGCTATGACCACCTCAGCGAGTGCGCTCGTCAGCTGCTTGAATACTTCCACGGCCGGCGTCGTCGCTTTGATCTGCCCGTTGACTATGAAGGCACCGGCTTTCAGCGCGACGTCTGGGAGAGTATGCGATCCATTCCATTTGGAGAAACGCGTACGTCGAATGAACTAGCCGCAGCCCTGGGCCGGCCACGAGCGGTACGCGCAGTGGGTCAGGCCAATCATGTCAATCGCTGGATGATTCTGGTGCCGTGTCACCGCGTGGTGGGACAGGCCGGGAAACCTGCAGGATTTGCCGCGGGCCTTCCGTTGCAGGTGAGGTTGCTGGAACTGGAAAAGAAGGCCAGCCTCAAGGCCGAGTGA
- a CDS encoding sigma-70 family RNA polymerase sigma factor, with translation MSADSYIEGVYQAHSSAVRRFLLKLGAQDEADDIVQETFERFIKHHEGLSFSGGKELAWLFQVARNIWVDRCRKNRRLTALDNEQEPAAPEIAAQSPLDLLFQEELGDRMFAIAARMDAQGQFVLLLHLLMESGVRQTEIAERLGKSERTVRRMIEKLFIQLESELRKAGVTAEAAV, from the coding sequence ATGAGCGCAGATTCATATATTGAGGGCGTTTATCAGGCGCATTCCTCAGCGGTCCGTCGTTTCCTGCTGAAGCTCGGCGCCCAGGACGAAGCCGACGATATCGTTCAGGAGACATTTGAACGATTTATCAAGCACCACGAGGGCTTGAGCTTCAGCGGCGGAAAAGAGCTGGCCTGGCTCTTTCAAGTTGCGCGAAACATCTGGGTTGATCGCTGCCGGAAGAATCGACGGCTCACCGCTCTCGATAATGAACAAGAGCCCGCCGCGCCAGAAATCGCTGCTCAATCCCCGCTGGACCTTTTGTTTCAAGAAGAGCTTGGCGACCGGATGTTCGCCATCGCTGCGCGGATGGATGCGCAGGGACAATTTGTCCTGTTGCTGCACTTGCTGATGGAAAGCGGCGTACGACAGACGGAAATTGCGGAGCGCCTGGGAAAGTCGGAACGCACCGTGCGACGTATGATCGAGAAGTTATTCATCCAGCTGGAATCGGAACTGAGAAAGGCAGGCGTCACTGCGGAGGCCGCTGTCTGA
- a CDS encoding hydroxymethylglutaryl-CoA lyase, which translates to MDAVSIYEVGPRDGLQNEPRPASAAQKVAYIEALADAGLQRIEATSFVRAGVIPQLSDADEVYRALRPRTDVRYIALTPNRKGMDNAIACGLQEAAIFTAASQTFTRKNINASIEESIHRFREVAALAEERRIPLRAYVSTVVECPYEGRVPPEATADVCARLFDLGAYQISLGETIGVAAPDEIARLLETLLRRWPAENFAGHFHDTRGTALANVFRSLDFGLRAFDASSGGLGGCPYAPGAAGNLATEDLVYALERSGYQTGVNLEKLSDATTLICAALQRSPASRVYQALRKQKDASPSSS; encoded by the coding sequence ATGGATGCCGTATCCATCTACGAAGTCGGACCGCGTGACGGCCTGCAAAACGAACCCAGACCGGCGTCCGCCGCGCAGAAGGTCGCCTACATTGAGGCTCTGGCCGATGCCGGGCTGCAGCGGATCGAGGCCACGTCTTTTGTGCGCGCCGGCGTTATCCCTCAGCTGTCCGATGCAGACGAGGTCTATCGCGCCCTGCGTCCCCGGACAGATGTGCGCTACATCGCACTAACGCCCAATCGCAAGGGAATGGATAACGCCATCGCCTGCGGCTTGCAGGAGGCGGCAATCTTCACTGCCGCTTCCCAGACTTTTACGCGTAAGAATATCAATGCCAGCATTGAAGAGAGCATCCATCGCTTTCGAGAGGTAGCTGCGCTTGCTGAGGAGCGCCGGATTCCGCTGCGAGCTTATGTTTCCACCGTTGTGGAATGTCCCTATGAGGGACGAGTGCCGCCGGAAGCAACGGCCGATGTCTGCGCTCGGCTCTTCGACCTCGGGGCCTATCAGATTTCGCTTGGCGAAACAATCGGCGTGGCCGCGCCGGACGAGATTGCACGATTGCTGGAAACATTGCTTCGACGCTGGCCAGCGGAGAATTTCGCCGGACATTTTCATGATACGCGGGGCACTGCCCTGGCCAATGTGTTTCGCTCCCTGGACTTTGGCTTACGAGCGTTCGACGCCAGTTCCGGCGGACTTGGCGGCTGTCCCTATGCTCCTGGCGCTGCGGGCAACCTGGCGACAGAAGACCTGGTATATGCCCTGGAGCGCAGCGGATACCAGACTGGCGTGAATCTCGAAAAGCTTAGCGATGCCACAACCCTGATCTGCGCCGCCTTGCAGCGCTCTCCGGCCTCGCGCGTGTATCAAGCCTTGCGAAAGCAAAAGGACGCTTCGCCTTCGTCCAGCTGA
- the mnmA gene encoding tRNA 2-thiouridine(34) synthase MnmA — MSVAVLASGGVDSSLALQLLREEGRSVTAYYLKIWLEDELDDLGQCPWEEDLEFVERLCEQCGADLEIAPLQREYRERIIEYALSEIRNGRTPNPDILCNSRIKFGAFFDFISDRYDSVATGHYAGLRSSGERRLLITAPDPVKDQTYFLAHLSQAQLSRALFPIGRFRKGEVRELARKYKLPAQDRKDSQGLCFLGKIDFREFIRRQLGERAGELIELESGRSLGEHRGHWFYTIGQRQGLRLSGGPWYVASKDIERNRVLVSRRYYEADKPRDRFRAAAPHWINAAPPDGQRLRIKLRHGEGSHYGRIDSLHDGSLLVQLEERDQGIAPGQFAVFYDSDVCLGCAVILEESLHGEAS, encoded by the coding sequence ATGTCCGTTGCAGTGCTGGCCTCCGGCGGCGTCGATAGTTCTCTGGCCCTGCAATTGCTGCGTGAAGAGGGACGTTCGGTCACAGCCTACTACTTGAAGATCTGGCTTGAGGATGAGCTGGACGATCTTGGTCAGTGTCCCTGGGAAGAGGATCTGGAATTCGTAGAGCGACTTTGCGAACAGTGCGGCGCAGACCTGGAAATCGCGCCACTGCAGCGAGAATATCGGGAGCGAATCATCGAATATGCCCTCTCCGAGATTCGCAATGGGCGAACGCCCAATCCGGATATTCTTTGCAACAGCCGTATCAAGTTTGGCGCATTTTTTGATTTCATCTCCGATCGCTACGATAGCGTTGCGACCGGCCACTATGCAGGCCTGCGCAGTTCCGGCGAACGTCGCCTCTTGATTACTGCGCCGGATCCTGTCAAGGACCAGACTTACTTTTTGGCACACCTCAGCCAGGCCCAGCTATCGCGAGCGCTCTTTCCAATCGGCAGGTTTCGCAAGGGCGAGGTTCGAGAGTTAGCCAGAAAATACAAACTCCCTGCGCAAGATCGCAAGGACAGCCAGGGACTTTGCTTTCTCGGGAAGATTGACTTTCGCGAATTCATTCGGCGACAGCTGGGCGAGCGGGCGGGCGAGTTGATCGAACTGGAAAGCGGAAGAAGCCTCGGCGAACATCGCGGTCATTGGTTCTACACGATCGGCCAGCGGCAGGGGTTGCGTCTTTCGGGGGGGCCATGGTACGTTGCAAGTAAAGACATTGAGAGAAATCGGGTGCTCGTTTCGCGGCGTTACTACGAAGCGGACAAGCCGCGCGATAGATTTCGGGCCGCCGCACCGCACTGGATCAATGCCGCGCCCCCGGATGGACAGCGGCTGCGCATCAAACTGCGTCACGGCGAAGGCTCACACTACGGGCGTATCGATTCACTGCACGATGGAAGCTTATTGGTTCAGCTGGAGGAACGCGATCAGGGAATTGCGCCGGGCCAGTTTGCCGTTTTCTATGATAGCGATGTTTGTCTGGGTTGCGCCGTCATTCTGGAGGAAAGCCTGCATGGAGAAGCTTCGTGA